The DNA region TGTGCCACAATCTGAGAGAATGGACATGTGGTGCCACAATCTGCATTGACCCCGACACAAAACGGCTGCAGGCTATTTCTAATGTTCTCACGCCCAGCGATTTGCTGAGATCAAGAACCCTAAGCTGTGGACAATGATCCAATTTTAAGCTTTCGAGAATCGGACAACCACATAGAATCTTAGCAACAGTTTCATCGGAGAGAGAACAGTTAGACACGGACAATTTCTTTAGCGATGTCCAAGATACAGAACATGAGGGAATCATACAAGAATGTGGTAACTCAAAGCTGAGTTACTTAATAGAGGAATTGATATAGAAGAAATCAGGAATcttatagtaataataataatcacaacTCTGACCGACGCAGAGGGATAGATAGATTATCCACGTTGCAGGACATGACGAACTCCATCCACCTGTCCATGTCGGCAACACTGGCAACAGTGTGATACATTCTGGTTTTGAGATGAAACTTGGTCATCTTAGGAGCTGTGTAGCGATCTAGGGTTTCGTTAATCCGAGCAGCATGCGCTAGCGGCCTATAACTATCATCAAAGGAAAGAGAAGGTGTATCGGACCATACACGCCTCCATCGTCTTGACAAGACAGAAGTTGTGATGGCTAGTTGCGTCGGAACAAAGAAGAGGATATGTTGGAGTATCACAT from Camelina sativa cultivar DH55 chromosome 3, Cs, whole genome shotgun sequence includes:
- the LOC109130502 gene encoding putative F-box/LRR-repeat protein At3g18150; the protein is MDLISSFPDVILQHILFFVPTQLAITTSVLSRRWRRVWSDTPSLSFDDSYRPLAHAARINETLDRYTAPKMTKFHLKTRMYHTVASVADMDRWMEFVMSCNVDNLSIPLRRFELPHSCMIPSCSVSWTSLKKLSVSNCSLSDETVAKILCGCPILESLKLDHCPQLRVLDLSKSLGVRTLEIACSRFVSGSMQIVAPHVHSLRLWHNYQLPCPLVDVSSLTEAKVDVSCHSVREIINGYDLFQFLREMLEKLQNAEKLTFGCTIIPLLSVAEVRGITFPMLKIKALILETEIFQCVIPIIERLLQNSPNLKTVTVHANTQLYGDYPRFKFEELVQTLPHNNTVSIDHCALNQAEWHTHHMSGES